In Vigna unguiculata cultivar IT97K-499-35 chromosome 3, ASM411807v1, whole genome shotgun sequence, a single genomic region encodes these proteins:
- the LOC114179658 gene encoding serine/threonine-protein kinase-like protein ACR4 — protein sequence MNHGYIVYDLVMVTLSMSLIILGAVLFLACKKKKPDECEEPVAVKHCARVYSLMDIDAVTDSFNPGRVVGKGPLGTVYAGVQENGELVAVKRIHPVLVLSNAGLGFSSALKWLSSVQHPNIVPIIGFSEAPGERVIVMEFGRMMSLEFCLHQNGNGASLLDWNKRIRIAAGAARGLQYLHEVATPNIVHGRVKSSNVLIDVNFCPRICDYGLNFLEKREVVGYVDDEYCDERGGGVSKESDVYGLGVVLLELLSGRGCKERVIVEWGLGLIKELSFGEVLDPRLVIPCDMKNVVRLAKVASACVGNSRKCRPSIGQVATILNSLEMEVCV from the coding sequence ATGAACCACGGGTACATTGTTTATGATTTGGTTATGGTCACTCTATCCATGTCCCTCATAATTCTCGGTGCTGTCCTCTTTCTTGCATGCAAGAAGAAGAAACCAGATGAGTGTGAAGAACCCGTTGCCGTGAAGCACTGTGCTCGAGTGTACTCATTGATGGACATTGACGCTGTCACCGATAGCTTCAACCCTGGGAGAGTAGTAGGAAAGGGTCCTCTAGGAACCGTGTATGCTGGGGTGCAGGAGAATGGAGAGCTTGTGGCTGTGAAAAGGATCCATCCCGTGCTTGTGCTGAGCAACGCAGGGCTAGGATTCTCATCAGCGTTGAAATGGCTCTCTTCAGTTCAACATCCCAACATAGTTCCTATAATCGGATTCTCAGAAGCACCGGGCGAAAGAGTTATAGTGATGGAGTTTGGGCGCATGATGAGCTTGGAGTTCTGTTTGCACCAAAACGGTAATGGGGCATCGCTTTTGGATTGGAACAAGAGGATTAGAATTGCAGCAGGAGCAGCGAGAGGGCTTCAGTATCTGCATGAAGTGGCAACACCAAACATCGTACATGGGCGAGTCAAGTCTTCTAATGTTTTAATTGATGTCAACTTTTGTCCGAGGATTTGTGATTATGGTCTCAACTTTTTGGAAAAGAGAGAGGTGGTAGGTTATGTGGATGATGAGTATTGCGATGAAAGAGGGGGTGGTGTAAGCAAGGAAAGTGATGTTTATGGTTTAGGAGTTGTATTGCTTGAGCTATTAAGTGGTAGAGGATGCAAAGAAAGAGTGATAGTAGAGTGGGGTTTGGGTTTGATAAAGGAATTGAGTTTTGGTGAAGTTTTGGATCCTAGGTTGGTAATTCCTTGTGACATGAAGAATGTAGTTAGATTAGCGAAAGTTGCTTCAGCTTGTGTTGGGAATTCAAGGAAGTGCAGACCTTCCATAGGACAAGTGGCTACTATTTTGAACAGCTTAGAGATGGAAGTGTGCGTGTGA